The DNA segment ttaattaaaaatatcacaataattatttttatacattttcaaaattaaattagtagaccaaattagagtgtagactacaaaacaagtctataaagtagacttcgtaggaagtctatatatatgtagacttcttttattacgtgtagacttcaaaaggatagaaacgtaaaatacatttatgttttttgtttggtcataagggtgaaatagtactttcactactcctttaggttggttttgcatttgactgaaagtggggtacacttttacatttgacttgaatatttgggttggttttagcaAATGTCCCTAAATAGCCTGCGCATCCTCTTCATCCCTATACCACacacaacaataaaaaaagaaaaaaaaaatctatatccTCAAACATCCtatctctccatctctctctctctctctccaatatGGATCACGAGGAAATACCATCAATGCCCTCAACACCGGCGACAACACCGGGAACTCCAGGAGCACCGCTCTTTGGAGGTTTTGAAGGAAAGAGGAATGGACATAATGGTAAATACACACCAAAGTCAATTCTAAAAAGCTGCAAATGCTTCAATGTTGACAATGAATGGGCACTTGAAGATGGAAGACTCCCTCCAGTCTCTTGCGCTCTCCCTCCTCCTAACGTCTCCCTCTACCGAAAGGTACATGTTCATACAAACTAAACTTGTTAACTAAAGATGCATTCATTTTACTAATATGCATATGTTTACACTGTAAACTTTACAGTTGGGAGCAGAGTTTGTTGGGACATTGATACTGATCTTCGCCGGAACAGCCACGGCAATTGTGAATCAGAAGACAGATGGAGCAGTCACGCTTATAGGCTGCGCCGCCTCGGCTGGTCTTGCCGTTATGATCGTTATATTATCGACCGGTCACATCTCCGGGGCACATCTCAACCCGGCTATCACCATTGCATTTGCTGCTCTTAAACACTTCCCTTGGAAACATGTCagttactttttctttttatttcaacCGGCAGTTACTtcaatttaatttcttttaaaaaattttggatGTTACTGAGAAACACGTGAACATGCACATGCACACGCAACACATATGGGTTAATTAAGATATActataaaatttgataattcaaagcgatttgtttttttttagttatttggaATGTTATTTGTTAGTGACTAAAGTAATTCAATGTGTAAACAAAATTAGGTGCCGGTGTATATCGGAGCGCAGGTGATCGCGTCGTTGTGTGCGTCGTTTGCACTGAAAGCAGTGTTTGAACCAACGATGAGCGGTGGCGTAACGGTGCCAACAGTGGGCCTCAGCCAAGCTTTCGCTTTGGAGTTCATAATCAGCTTCAACCTTATGTTTGTTGTCACTGCCGTGGCCACCGACACTAGAGCTGTAAATatacactaaacactaaaa comes from the Brassica napus cultivar Da-Ae chromosome A7, Da-Ae, whole genome shotgun sequence genome and includes:
- the LOC106354827 gene encoding aquaporin NIP6-1; this translates as MDHEEIPSMPSTPATTPGTPGAPLFGGFEGKRNGHNGKYTPKSILKSCKCFNVDNEWALEDGRLPPVSCALPPPNVSLYRKLGAEFVGTLILIFAGTATAIVNQKTDGAVTLIGCAASAGLAVMIVILSTGHISGAHLNPAITIAFAALKHFPWKHVPVYIGAQVIASLCASFALKAVFEPTMSGGVTVPTVGLSQAFALEFIISFNLMFVVTAVATDTRAVGELAGIAVGATVMLNILIAGPATSASMNPVRTLGPAIAANNYRAIWVYLTAPILGALIGAGTYTIVKLPEEDEAPKEKRSFRR